Genomic DNA from Paenibacillus sp. KS-LC4:
CGAAGGAACGAATGACATCCTGTCCGCTTTCCAGCGGCTCGGCGTCCGCCAAGTTTTCCGCAAGCGTTTTGCCCGTTACGGTTAAGCAGTCTCCGTGCAGCAGCCCTTTCTCAAGCAGCAGCTTCATCACGCCCGGCACACCGCCGATGTTGTTCAAATCCTGCATCACATATTTGCCGCTTGGCTTCAAATCGGCCAGATGGGGAACGCGGCTGCGCACCCGCTCAAAATCATCCAGCGTCAGCTTCACGCCAGCCGAATGCGCAATCGCCAGCAGATGAAGCAGCGCATTCGTGGAGCCTCCGAGCGCCATGACGACGGTGATCGCATTTTCAAAAGCCTTCAGCGTCATAATATCGCGGGGGCAAATATTTTTTCTCAGCAGCTCGATTACCGCTTTGCCCGCTTCCGTACATTCCACCGCTTTATTGGGAGCAATGGCTGGTGTAGACGAGGAGCCAGGGAGAGCCATGCCCATCGCTTCTGCCGCCGAGGCCATCGTATTCGCCGTGTACATTCCGCCGCACGCGCCAGCGCCTGGACAAACACTGCATTCTACCTCATGCAGCTCCTCATCCGTCAGCTGCCCCTCCTGATATTTCCCGACTGCTTCAAAAGCCGTAACAATATCAACATCCTTGCCATGCAGCTTCCCTGGCTGAATCGTACCCCCATATACATAAACAGACGGAAGGTTCATCCGGCCAATGGCCATGAGGCAAGCCGGGGTATTTTTGTCACAGCCGCCAATCGCCACGAGTCCGTCAAAACGCTCAGCATTCACAACCAGCTCAATCGAATCGGCAATCGTTTCCCGACTCGGCAGCGAGAACAGCATTCCCTCATGTCCCATCGAAATGCCATCCGACACTGTAATCGTATTAAAAATAAGCGGAGCCCCGCCATGCTGCTTGACCCCGGCCTTCGCTTCTCGCGCCAGCTGGTCAATATGAATATTACATGGCGTTACCTCGCTCCATGTGCTGGCGACGCCAACCATCGGCTTCTTGAAATCCTCATCCTGAAAGCCTACCGCCCGCAGCATCGCCCGGTTCGGCATCCGGTTGACCCCTTCGCTTATATCCTTGCTTCTCCCACGCAAATCTTCCTTCTCAGACATGCTCATCCATCTCCTCATCGTTCGTTAAATAATGGCGTAAAGCTCGCGCATTGGGCGCAGTAAATTTTGCTTCATCATAGCTGCCGCCTGCTCAGAGTCGCCAGCCTCCATAGCTTCAATAATTGCCTGATGTTCCTCGACTGATACATGCGTCGCCTGAACAGGCTGTTTTAGAAACACATATTTAAAGCGACGAATATGTACCTGAAGTGAAGCGCTGTAAGAGGCCAGATATTCATTATCTGCGGCTTCCACGATCACATTGTGAAACTGCTCGTCAAGCTCCATCGCCTGAAAGGGCAGCCCCTGTTCAATCGCTGCGGCAAACTCGGCATTCAGCTGCCTTAGCTGCTCTATTTGTTCGGGTACAATGACGCTGGCAGCCGTCTCTGCTGCTAAAGCGTGCAAGGAGGCCAGCGTCGAATACATTTTTAAAATATCGGATTTCTCCAAGCTTTTGACCTTCGTATAGTTGCCCGGATGCACCTCCACGAGCTTCTGCACCTCAAGAATTTGCAAGGCTTCACGGACAGGCGTCCGGCTGACTCCCAAAGCTTCAGCGAGCTCCGCATCGCCAATCTTCTCGCCGGGAAGCAGCGTACCGTCAATAATCCATCGCTGAATTTGAGAAAGCGCTCGTTCTTTCGCTGAAATTTTAATCGGTGTTGTAAAATGGCTCGGAATAGGCATACACATCTTCCTTTCTTGTATGTAATATATCGCATACATATACGTATATCAATCTTTTT
This window encodes:
- the ilvD gene encoding dihydroxy-acid dehydratase; this encodes MSEKEDLRGRSKDISEGVNRMPNRAMLRAVGFQDEDFKKPMVGVASTWSEVTPCNIHIDQLAREAKAGVKQHGGAPLIFNTITVSDGISMGHEGMLFSLPSRETIADSIELVVNAERFDGLVAIGGCDKNTPACLMAIGRMNLPSVYVYGGTIQPGKLHGKDVDIVTAFEAVGKYQEGQLTDEELHEVECSVCPGAGACGGMYTANTMASAAEAMGMALPGSSSTPAIAPNKAVECTEAGKAVIELLRKNICPRDIMTLKAFENAITVVMALGGSTNALLHLLAIAHSAGVKLTLDDFERVRSRVPHLADLKPSGKYVMQDLNNIGGVPGVMKLLLEKGLLHGDCLTVTGKTLAENLADAEPLESGQDVIRSFEQPLKPTGPLIVLKGNLAPDGAVAKMSGLKKMRFSGPARVYDSEQEAADAIARDEIKKGDVLVVRYVGPKGGPGMPEMLSITAMISGKGLGGEVALMTDGRFSGGSHGFVVGHVTPEAQVGGPIGLLQEGDIITIDSETQEMNMEISAEEFEARLARWVQPPLKVRTGVLGKYARLVSSASQGAVTDLDL
- a CDS encoding GntR family transcriptional regulator; the protein is MPIPSHFTTPIKISAKERALSQIQRWIIDGTLLPGEKIGDAELAEALGVSRTPVREALQILEVQKLVEVHPGNYTKVKSLEKSDILKMYSTLASLHALAAETAASVIVPEQIEQLRQLNAEFAAAIEQGLPFQAMELDEQFHNVIVEAADNEYLASYSASLQVHIRRFKYVFLKQPVQATHVSVEEHQAIIEAMEAGDSEQAAAMMKQNLLRPMRELYAII